TCGCCTATCCCCGGAATCCGGAGATGGGTTTTGCTTGGTTTTGAAAAGGGTCTAACGCATTTCTGCCAGAGACCGAGAAAAGCCATTTGTGGTGTCTATTCGACCACCTGTGACTAAATTCAACTTACCAGCGGAAATGCTAGTTTGAAAAGACATTTGGAAAGCGTAATAAAGGATCGTaggtgtgtgagagagagaggtgagggTGGGGAGTACAAGCCCACGCCCATGTCTCTGGCTATGGTGGAAAGTCTGTACATGTTGTAGTGTAGTCTTTGATGCAGTGATTTTGTCCTCCTTCTCCTACCTTTTTTGATTGTGATGGGAAAGAACAACATCATTGACATCTAGAGCAATCTTGTCGTTATCAATGTCATCGTCGTCATGAGCGTGCTGTTGCCTGTTGGGTCAGAAGGAGAAGGGAAGCTATTGATTTCTCCGAAGACCAGAGAGCGTACCGGCTTCTTTAGTGGGAGCGCCCGAGCGCGTGCACCCAATATCTTtacttttccctctctctctctctcccacgaTGCAGCCCGCCTCCTTTTTCTCTCAGTGACAAACTCAACATCGTGAACACCTAACTGAATCAATCATCTCTTCCGTAaacaaaagtttttattttaaatttaaaattttcatcgcataattttttaaaattttttatataaaatataataaataatttaattttttcttaatttttttaaatctcaaaataataataatattaaatcttaaactcaaaatttttatctcacttGCTAAGCAGAATCTGTTGATCAAAGAGACGGGATAatggttttgtttatttttggcaATGTGGATACTCATCCCTCAAATCTTGCTCTCACAAACCTCATATACTTTTTCTGTTTTGGTTAGTTTTATTTGTTCAAAACTTATCACATTTTACGGAATATAAAAAGTGACAAATGATGATACGTAAAATAATAAcgatttaatttatataattatatgttatataagtATAAGTCTAAGAATTATGAGCGTCTTGGTCTACTTATATTAGAGCATCCCCATTCAGTTCATCAAAGTaccatattttttataatttggaatttattttgaagttttgatcaaaataccCTCCACATCCGGATACCTATTTTAAGAAAAAGGTTTAGGGAATAAACAGTAAGTCCCCATATTTAGGGACTCACTATTCATtttctaaatcatttttatcaatattttattctaatatataaaataaataattttccaatcatctacattttctctcatactcatatttattatagttttaaataataattttaaaaataatttaattaattacgaaaatataaaaaatttaattttaaaaatattatcatattcacaaaaaaaataatttaaatttttgtttaaaatattcactagagtaatagttcaaaaaataagaaaaaatattgagtagttgaatttgtaaatagaagtgaaagaaaaaagtaataaaaaaagaatagaaaaatattatttaataaaatagagatatGGATGTGGAATAAGATTTATgaggtttttgaaagataaaataaaatttaggaaaaaatttgaaaaaatgtgatttttaattaaattatagggatgagAATGAGAAATGGGGtgaagatgttcttagatttgaTAAATTTGATAGgggtagtttttatttttgagaaacCGCGATTTTGACAAATAGGAGAAGGTTTAGGTAGAGGAAAGAAATAAGGgaatgaagaaaaagagagaaagataaATGAAGAATTCTTCTCatcaattattatttatcatccagACCCtacatcttataaaaaatatctatatattctATGAAAAATACTCTCATATCTTATAAAAgggagttttactatatacaagcaaagttgtgtactaatttatctattaatactgattctttcatatttaaaagttaaattaatactgttttcgataaaatttactttttgaccaatcgtAATAAATTAGTGCACATATTAATGAATAAATGTACTTACAACTAGACTTTTTCTATAAAAAGTTATGAGTATAGAGCGTGTAATGTGAATAGTGACTAGCAAAATTCAAGAAGGATACCTAGAGAGTAATGGAAAAGAAAGGGACATGACTTTCATAAATGGGAAAGGGTTTCGGCGAATGAGGGGGGAagaagtggagagagagagaatgtataaagaaagtaatgaaaatgtataaaaaaaaaaaagtaaaaattttttaaattaattaaatggaaTAGATAAgacttttttattagaaaaataaatctatatataaaacaaccgaaaaattgataatgatatgaatagaaaatagaaaaatccaACTTCACTTTGTAGGGGCCCTACAACCAaagctttaaatttttttttttaaaaagaaaaaatgtaaaaattcccatttgataattttaataataataaaaaaaaacctacaCTTTTTATAagctaaattttaaattatttttttaattcttaattcaaaaataatattttcctttataaaagaaaatgatatgttttattaaatatgtcttAGAAGAATATAGTAATCTAAATAaggataatttttaacataaataaattgatgaatattaaataatattataatcatttaaatataaaataatttctgaAAACTATATTATATTTGGAAGTCTAGAATATCAAGGAGATTACTTGAGAATTAGACTTTATTCAAATATGtcatttaaaatgattttagacttctgaaatattttgaaaattttaaaatacttaagagtcaatttaaaaatcatctgctatataattagaaaaaaaaatggaatttaaatatattttatttaagctctacttctttatatatttttcattatttcatACAGTATAATCTATTATATTGAGAACAatgacttttataaatttatgatttcTGTTAAGTTATTATTAAGTTTACTTTAACTTatctaaatttataatttgttttaaatttatttaaatatttctattaatcttttcatttttcatttaccattattttttttttcaacttggCGCgtatagtactatatatataaataagcaatgttatatataatttttatttaaagattgtAACGTAgatttagataattttatttttaaaattttttaaaattataaaaaaaattcttcttaaaataatatttttctcatttaataaaaaatttatatatataattcttaattaaaaattgtaaaataatttttttaaaaaagaaaaaaaaaaaaaaacccatcttTTGAAAGTACTGAACCTTTTGCATTTACGTTTGATTATGAGTCACGGTGTCCCACTGTGCCACTGTAGTCATTCACGTCCTCTTTAGCGATCTGTCACTCTCTGAAAACGAAACCCCTCAAGTGGGTGGACATAAAAAGCACCATTATCGTTTCACGGGGACTGGTAGCTATTTATAcgtgaagaggaagaagaagtatTTGCGTCCAATATTCTGACAAACTTAAACGTTATCTTCATGTTTTAATGGCTGAGAGAAAGTTGAGAAATCATTGTGTTGCGTTTTTTTGTCAGGTCATATACAAAACCACGTTTTCAATGCAGATGATTTTTCCAAGCTCAAAAGGCATTTAAGCATATGATTTCAGCGACCATTCTCTCTTTCACTCACTCCCTCTTTCCATCATGGAGAGCATCACCTTCCAGCTCTTGCGGGACCACAGGTACTTATTTATTCTTGCCTTCTTAACCTGATGCTTCtgcaacaacatcattcatgaaTATCTGATTTTTGCCACTTATACTGCAAGGAACCATGGAGTTTTTGAACATGGGCATGACTTTCTTGTTTATGAAATACTTTTGgtcttcttttcaattttcctCGAGTAATTCACATGATTTAGATGCAAAAGAATCTGAAAACTAAGGGAGACTGTGACTGTAACTGTAACTCACACACAATGGAAGAGAAGTGTTAACTGGTTACAGTTGTGACTTTTCACCCCCGACTCCAAAAAGTGATCTCTAAAATTTCCACTCACGGGTCCATCTTTCAGCATTTTTCTGTAATTCgtttttgcttttgcttttgtcCCCCCTCAGATTTCATGTGGCTTACAGTCTCTTGTTCGTTGTTTGTTTTAAAACTCTACTGTTGTGTACTATAGAATGATTTCGAGATACTGTAGATATagcatcttttttatttttattttttccccttAATCTTCAGTTTCAGAATTACTGCTGTATATATTTAGCAGAAAATATATGTAGTAGAAATTGAGCTGTTGAAATTCCATGATCAAGCAAAGAGACAATCTGTTATACAAGTTAAGCGCTTCAGAGAACAGAACAGAGAACGCAAGCAGAAACTCATGAGACTTTGTTTTTTGCCTTATACATACAGTGCAGTTGGTTTTGGAGCTAACAGGGCATTCTCTTACCGTTTTACAAGAAAGAGCAATCAAACAAGAGTTTCCTTCCCCAAACTTATCAGAACTTCGTCTGGGTAACTTGTCTTTCTATCTTTGCAATTTCTTGGTATTCACAAAATACTGATTCCTGCGCGCGTCCGCACCTGTCTGTCTGTATGTTGTAGCTTTAGAAGTTGTTCAGCCACTCTGTCATTAATAGTGGAGGTGGAAGAGAAACCAAAGTTTGACGCAGACAAAGCGGCTCTACTAGTTAAGGAGGTCAGGAAGAGCTTTAACTCCGGCAAGACAAGGAGCTACGAATGGAGAGTGTCCCAATTGAAGAGCATTGAGAAGATGGTTGAAGAAAAGGAGATGGAGATTACCGAAGCTCTTTATAAGGACCTCTCAAAGCCCGCTTTCGAGGCCTTTATTTCCGAGGTACTcggttttattcttttatatggaTATCAAAAGCTATCATAGCTCTGGATAGATTTGGAAGCtagaaatatatgaaatttcttGAGATTTACATCAAAGGGTAGGTTGTCTTTGAGACCCCTCCACATGAACACCAAGATAACGATGGATAGAGTGAACATATAATTACTTAATCCTAGTTAAGAAACTCAACTCTGTCCTGTGTCAACCTTAACTCTCAAGATTGTTTTCCAGCTACCTGTTACTTGCACGTGGTTGAAAATGgcaactcctctctctctctctctctctctgaaattaTGAGTAGTGCAATTTGATTAGCTTTTTAGATCAGAGCTAATTTGGGGAAGCTAGAATATAATGTTTTTGAAGGGATCATTGCAGAAGAGAACTAACCTGAAAATAGGTTTAAACACACACAATATATGAATGCAGGATGTATTTTGCAgattctccttttctttttactgCTTTGCTCATCCATTAACCTCACACGGTCTGTTGTCAATATGCTTGATGTTTGATGCAGATTTCACAGGTAAAATCGTCATGTAAGTTGGCACTAAAAGAATTGAGCAGTTGGATGATTCCAGAAAAGGTGATTAATTGTAGCTACTCTTGTTGTTAACAACTGTGATATGTATTGTCAGGACTGTCCTCAAATTTAAAGAATCACAAACATTATGTAATGCAAATTGTCAATATTTTTCAGGTCAAAACTTCACTTACCACATATCCTTCATCAGCAGAAATCGTGTCAGAACCTTTAGGAGTTGTGTTGGTCATCTCGACATGGAACTTTCCTTTCTGTATGTAAAAGAGAATGTGGTTTCACGCAATCTGAAACCTGTTACACGCCATAATTTTCGTATTTCTGAGTTCACGGCCCTAGAAATCacatttgttttcttgtttctttaaaaaCTGTATTGGAGGTAGAACGAcagttttctttgttctttttgtcCCTTTGCTATTTAATTAGAAGAGCTCTCAGAAGAAGGCATTCAGAATTTCCAGCTACCatctttgttttgaaatttcccTCTCAAGACAACTGGACTTGTTATGGGTCTGTATTTACCCACCATTAAGCTGCTCAAGGATCGATACATAGGTTTATGCCATTATACTTTCATTAGGACAATTGCATAGCTCTGCTGGGGGAAACTCCTATATATGTGACTGTAGGTTTGTCTAGTCACATGATTTTTTACTTCTCATGCATAGGTTCCGATATTGTGccaaatattgtttcttcttcttttttaataaatttctgCTCATACATTGCGCAAGCCtggatttcaaatttgaagttaaattttttttagtacaGCTTAACTGATGGTAGATCAAAATGTGGTGACTACAGTACCTTTGCTTTACTGTTTTAAGATATTGCTGATGACTCTATGCTTCTGTGGTCTGCATAGGTTTAAACTGCTTTCTTCAAGACAGAATTAAACAGGTCTAGCCTTTAAAGAAAGAGGTGCCTGtttgtttattattaatttatactgAAACAACCCCATACATAAAAACTGTTTATGTAGATgcacaatcaaattttacaacCGGTGTTCCTCCAACTCCTTGTGCAGATCCCATCTGTTACATATCACTGATCTAAATCATAAGGAACTCTTGCTGGAAACTGAAATATGTTCCTACACCTTTGTTAGATCTCATATCCTTTGAATTTCACTAATAGCACACGACATGTGAGCGTGGGTAAATATGTCACACTTAAACACCGGAGCATTGCTTTGCTGCTCAATGTCCACCTGTTGGGATTCATGAATTTTGTGAACTTACATCCACTGTTCTATTAACCTTAAGAACATGTAATCAGCTTCAAAATTCAACAGctggaccttttttttttttttttccttctttaaatTGGTTAACTTGTACTCATCAGTGCTACATGACATTGcgaaataaatttaacttttttttcctttaatttaatTCAGGTTTTATTGTGTCTTCTGCACCCCTGACATAATAGGTTCCTATTATAATCTATCCTCATATAGAGTAAGTTATTTAAAGTAACATGTATTGTGTCTATTTTCTAGTGTTATCTCTTGATCCGGTCATTGGAGCTATTTCAGCTGGCAATGCTGTGGTCTTAAAACCGTCAGAAATTGCTCCTGCCACATCATTGCTGCTCTCAAATTTAGTACAGGAATATCTAGACAATTCTGCAATAAGAGTTGTTGAAGGGGCTGTTGATGAAACTACTGCACTACTTGCGCAGAAGTGGGATAAGATACTTTACACAGGTTTTTTTTATTGCACTTATTGGTTTTTGTAATTTCTTCTAAATCCTAGGATGTTGAAACGTTGATAATAGTAATTATACATATAAACAGCAGTTGCAGTAAGATACCCTGGCATGCCTGACTTGCtcatatttaatattctatGAAGTAACTTTTGAGTTTTCTGCAGGTAGTGCAAGGGTTGCTCGCATCGTGATGGCTGCTGCTGCAAAGCATCTTACACCTGTAATCCTGGAACTTGGAGGAAAGTGCCCTGCCGTTGTTGATTCAAACATTGACATACAAGTAAGATTTTTCCTAGAGCTCGAATTATGTTTTCCATCTTAGTTTCTATAATTGATACACTTTTGCATGCTTAAGGTTGCTGTTAGGAGGATAATTGCTGGCAAGTGGGCATGCAATAATGGCCAAGCTTGTATCGGTGttgattatattataacaacaaATGCCTTTGCTCCAAAGTTGGTAAGGTTGTCTCTTGGAAGACAGTAATGATATGCATCAGTTGCATGATTCTTAATACATTCCTGCTATATAGATACACTCTTTAAGGCATGGACTGGAGCAATTTTTTGGGAAAGATCCAATGAAATCAAAAGACATTTCCCGCATTGTGAGCTCATCCCACTTTGCTCGTCTGGTAAAGCTGTTGGATGAGGAAAATGTATCTGATAAAGTTGTGTTTGGAGGCCAAAGGGATGAGAATCAATTGTGAGTATGGTAGTTAATTACTTGTTTGTTTTAACTTGTTGACAGTCATATAAGAGTTAGATGAACCATCATTCCATGaattgtcattttttatttcagAAAGATAGCTCCAACCATCTTGTTGGATGTCCCAGAGGACTCCTTGATAATGCAAGAGGAGATATTTGGGCCTTTAATGCCCATCTACACTGTGAGTGTTATAATTACTTAAAGATTACATCTTCCTTTGCGACTAAAAGGGCTGTGGAGAAAACTATATATTTTGAGAGTGTCAACTAATGACTCCATCCAGTCATCTTGTGAGTACAAAGAACTGTCCTTGCCACTCTACCCTGCTTCATCCTTCCCAAATGATAAAGACCAACTTTGAATGCTCTCTCTCGCTCTCCCTCTATTCTTCCTTCTCAAAAGTTATGGTGGTGTAACCATTGCTCTTCTTCATGTCAAATGGAAGACCTTCTCCCCTCAATTCTTCTTCCTCCATAATTTTTTGCTTCACATTGCCAAGATTTGTGCACAGCAATGGATTCTAAAAGAAGCTATTGTCAGCAGTGACTTCAGTGAGATTCAGGACATGTATAAATGTTTCAACTTTGCTTCTGGTTTGTTGCAGGTTGAGAACTTGGAAGACAGCTTTGAGGTGATAAACTCGAAACAAAAGCCTCTTGCTGCATATCTCTTCACTAATGATGAGCAGCTTAAGAAGGATTTTGTGCAAAATATATCTTCAGGAGGAATGCTCATTAATGATACCATTATACATGTGATTATTCTCATCCTGAAACTTATAGATTAGCCAAATTTATTCCATCATGATCTTATTTCATATCTATAGAAATGGTTGGATTCTGATATCGATACAAACCAAAATAGTTATCTTCTCATTAGTTTAGTCTGATCTGGATAATTGATATCTATCTACTAAACATGTTAATACCTTTTCATGATTGGCCGATATTTAAATCAATAATTGGGTAAGACCCTATTAGTGCATCAACTTTCTTTCTGGGTGAAAGAGCAGATTAGTAAATTTGAGCAAGTGAACAGAATCATTTAATTTCTGGATTTAAATTTCACAGGTATTTGTGTTATGCTTTGTGCAGTACAAAGCATGACATAGACATTTAAAAGACTTCCCTCACAGACTTGCACTAAGTGATGGATATGAATGAGGTGTACAGATTTAAACGAAAGGGTACAGATGAGGTTCCAAGTGTCACATTTACTTATCACCAATTTTTACTTGGCCACTTGTGAAATTGGTATGCAAGGAGACCATgaaaatgcatgaaacatgaGTGTCTTGTACCTTCAGAAATCATCTTCAAAGTgcttcaaaggaaaaaaaaaaaaaaggaattagcTTTGAAGGATTGTAGAGTTTGTCAATTATAGAATTACTTTACAAATATACAAGCAAAAACGCCTctacatgcacacacacacacacgtttcAACATCTGGACAGATGCTTTTTTTAATTACCTGTGTTCTAGCTAATTGGCCATTTCATTATATGTTATAAACTTCACAATGCAGGTTGCTACGGAGGGTTTACCTTTTGGTGGAGTTGGGGAGAGTGGAATGGGCTCATACCATGGGAAATTCTCTTTTGATGCTTTTAGCCATAAGAAGGCAGTTCTATACAGAAGTTTTGCTGGAGATACATCCATAAGGTACCCACCATACACACCCGAAAAGCAAAGACTACTGAAGGCCCTGATCAGTGGTAACATAATTTCCATAATACTTGCTTTGATTGGATGGTCAAGAGATTGAAAAGGTAGACACGGACGAATCACAATGAAGATCTGTTTTTCTTCAGTTGTTCTCTCATGCATGTCTGTTTCATATAATCAATGTCCAGATACGTTCTGCATAATGAATACATGATGCTGCCAATGCACTAATGAGTCTGGAGTTTTTAGTTTCAAGGTTCAGTTTGATGCAAGGTTAGTTTATGCCAATCACATGGACAGTTGTGAAATATTGGGATTCTAATGCTAAGCCATATCTTTGTAGTGTGCCATCATTTACCcatagaaattagaaaattcTAACACATATAAAGAGATTATCttctattcatttatttttgtttgtgaagTATCCTGAAAAAGGATTTTAGCACATGTTATTTTAGTTGTTGGCAGACTTGGTATCATAGACGagctttgctactcatcatttcTACACACCATacactacactttttttttaattttttttttaatattttaaattttattttttcttaaactaattgatttcttctactcatcatgcATACACTACACATTTGgtaatagaagaagaaaaaaaaattatatgtagttTGTGGTGTGAGGacgatgaatagaatttttcattataaatatattaggtGGGATGCTTGCTGTTGTAATATGTAATCAGTATTTAGCATGCAGTTGGACTTGGCGAATTGAAGTATCGGAAGTTGAAGTATTTTAATGTAAAGTAGAAGGGAAAGATGttgaaaagagaggaaaaaatgttGCCTGTATGTGGCTTGGTCAGCAAGCAAGAGGACTCAAACTCTCaacttctttcattttctttccattttcaaCGTATTAATTTCTTTCATAGATTCCAAAATGGCAAGACAAGAAAAGATATTATACCTATTTTCATGCAACTCAACTAAGATCAAGAGGgtgcaaataaaatttaaaaaaagaaaagaaaaaaagagggtgCAAATCATAtctaatctatatataaataaataaatattataatcaaaactctttgaaaacattataaaatttattcatgatattcttattgaaaaatgatatttgcagtgtGCAAATCTCTCGTGcacttttcttaaaaaagtgaataaatttgagattcataagaaaaattattttttttaatactagactattttttttaaaagaaagtgCATAAGACTTGTACACTTTAaaattgtatctaacattactcattcTTATTACTTtttgagtaaaatattataCCCCTACCTTATATTACTCACTTTACCCCTTGATGTGACTTGCCAAATgacttaataaaaaaacttaaaaaatatatattcaaaacaaaatgagactcaaaaacacaaaaagataaagattaaaattttagattCTCTTAACTCTTTTATGTttgtactttttaatttttaattttttttaataagccatGTGACATAACATGTACcatatcaaaaaaacaaaatgaataatataaattgGACAACataatagcattactcttaattttttctatCTAACATGTTGATATCGGGTTTGTATTCTTctcaatttcctttttaaatttatttatttaataatctttatttaaatttaccacgttatatgttgtatgtatccGCCTAATATCATGATATTAacaaaaatgttaaatgcaaaCGATTGGGGTAAGTATCGCGTAGTCGGGTTCGACATGGCTTAATGAGTTAATGAAACGGAGTATATGCCCATGATTACGAAGAGAAATGCTCACAACTCCACTTTTGCCCAAACACTTTGCCCCTTACGTCTCCCCTCATCTTCTCCATCTACCCTAACCTTCCGTCTCATCTCTCCTCTGATCTTCTCAatcaaccctaaccctaacccttcgAACTCCACAAAGACTTACTTGCTTCCTTCCTCTGAGTTGGAATGGTGctttctttgtgtttttttttttttttctcttttcgcATACATCTTCTCTTTCGGAGATTGATTTCGCAAGTTCCTCATCAGTTTTCTCTGTTGCAAGTATGGGTTCTCCTTCATCTTTCTCGATTTCGCAAGTTCCTCCTTGGTTATCTCTTTCGCAAGTCTGGGTTCTCATTTGGATTTGTCGATTTCACAAGTTCCTCCTCAGTTTTCTCTTTCGCAAGTCTGGGCGCTCTctactatttttcaattttgcaAGTTTTGTCTTCAAGATTTTTTCCCTCCTCGGTATCTGTTTGCGAAAGTCTATTCTCCTTCCTCAAGATCGATTTCGCATTGTTTCATCTGTAGATCTGGTTCTTCCTCAAAATCGTCGAAAACCTAACCCTAACTCCCAAAACCTTAACCCTAACCATAACCATAATCCTAACCCTAAAACCCCAACTTCTAGACTTTGGGTTTGGGCACTGAGCGATTGGCCAAACAACCCACTCAAGCTAGGTAAGCTCCCCCTTTGATATGTagggaaatattttatttatttgcatgatatttatttatttattttggtgtcAGAATCTAATTCTTCCATTGTTTCGTCTGTAGGTTTTTAATTATGCATAATTGAGAATGAATGCATTTCAAAGTGCCAAACCGaagttgagttttattttttttttctctttggttTGTTAATTCCTAGGTTAATTTCGATTATGGTTGGATTGTTTTGTTTAAGCTCACTTGGATAgttttgaatatgtttaaatatgggggaagtgatattatttgcatgacATTGTCTTTGTTTCTTAAATTTCTTTGTTCTGTTTAAGCTCACTTGGatagatttgaatatgtttaaatgtgggggaaatgatattatttgcatgatattgtCATTGTTTCTTAAATatcctttttttgtttaaacTCACTTGGATATGTTTGAATATCTTTAAATGTGGgggaagtgatattatttgcatgatattgtctttgtatcttaaatttctgtttttttttttttttaagctcacttggatgga
The genomic region above belongs to Carya illinoinensis cultivar Pawnee chromosome 4, C.illinoinensisPawnee_v1, whole genome shotgun sequence and contains:
- the LOC122307285 gene encoding aldehyde dehydrogenase family 3 member H1-like isoform X1, which encodes MISATILSFTHSLFPSWRASPSSSCGTTDSAVGFGANRAFSYRFTRKSNQTRVSFPKLIRTSSGFRSCSATLSLIVEVEEKPKFDADKAALLVKEVRKSFNSGKTRSYEWRVSQLKSIEKMVEEKEMEITEALYKDLSKPAFEAFISEISQVKSSCKLALKELSSWMIPEKVKTSLTTYPSSAEIVSEPLGVVLVISTWNFPFLLSLDPVIGAISAGNAVVLKPSEIAPATSLLLSNLVQEYLDNSAIRVVEGAVDETTALLAQKWDKILYTGSARVARIVMAAAAKHLTPVILELGGKCPAVVDSNIDIQVAVRRIIAGKWACNNGQACIGVDYIITTNAFAPKLIHSLRHGLEQFFGKDPMKSKDISRIVSSSHFARLVKLLDEENVSDKVVFGGQRDENQLKIAPTILLDVPEDSLIMQEEIFGPLMPIYTVENLEDSFEVINSKQKPLAAYLFTNDEQLKKDFVQNISSGGMLINDTIIHVATEGLPFGGVGESGMGSYHGKFSFDAFSHKKAVLYRSFAGDTSIRYPPYTPEKQRLLKALISGNIISIILALIGWSRD
- the LOC122307285 gene encoding aldehyde dehydrogenase family 3 member H1-like isoform X2; translated protein: MESITFQLLRDHSAVGFGANRAFSYRFTRKSNQTRVSFPKLIRTSSGFRSCSATLSLIVEVEEKPKFDADKAALLVKEVRKSFNSGKTRSYEWRVSQLKSIEKMVEEKEMEITEALYKDLSKPAFEAFISEISQVKSSCKLALKELSSWMIPEKVKTSLTTYPSSAEIVSEPLGVVLVISTWNFPFLLSLDPVIGAISAGNAVVLKPSEIAPATSLLLSNLVQEYLDNSAIRVVEGAVDETTALLAQKWDKILYTGSARVARIVMAAAAKHLTPVILELGGKCPAVVDSNIDIQVAVRRIIAGKWACNNGQACIGVDYIITTNAFAPKLIHSLRHGLEQFFGKDPMKSKDISRIVSSSHFARLVKLLDEENVSDKVVFGGQRDENQLKIAPTILLDVPEDSLIMQEEIFGPLMPIYTVENLEDSFEVINSKQKPLAAYLFTNDEQLKKDFVQNISSGGMLINDTIIHVATEGLPFGGVGESGMGSYHGKFSFDAFSHKKAVLYRSFAGDTSIRYPPYTPEKQRLLKALISGNIISIILALIGWSRD